The genomic stretch TCTCTCCAACATCCCAATAATCATCTCATGCTCGGGATGTGCCACACCATCTCCCCCAGTAAACATGTGCACCTTCTTCTCAACCTCAATCCAGCTACAACCAGGAGACTTACTCACACGCCTCACCCTCATGACTTTCCGCAGCTCAGCAACATCTTCCCATCTCCCCCTTGATGCGTAAATATTCGATAGCAAGATATAAGGCCCGGCATTTTTAGGCTCGAGCTGCAGAAGCTTCTTAGCTGCCACCTCTGCTAACTCCAAGTTCATGTGAGTCCTACATGCACCTAACAAAGCACCCCAAACAACAGCATCAGCTTCAACCGGCATCTTCTTGATCAAATCCATGGCCTCATGGACATGGCCCGCTCGGCCAAGCAGATCGACCATGCAAGCATAATGCTCAGCCTTCGGCTCAATCATATAATCTGATATCATTGATTTGAAAAGTTCCGTTCCTTCTTTAATTCTCCCTGTATAGCTACAAGCAGAAAGAACTCCAACTAATGTAACATCATCAGGCTTCATGCCTGAAAAATTCATTTCATAAAAAATTCCTAAAGCTTCCTCCCCTAAGCCATGCTGGGCATATCCGGTGATCATTGAATTCCACATCACTACATCCTTCGAAGTGAACCGATCAAATACCCTCTTAGCTCTAACAAGATCTCCACACTTAACGTACATCGTAACCAAAGCTGAAGCAACAAACACATCAGAATCAAACTGCGATTTCACAACGTCTGCATGAACCTGCCTACCATGATCAAGAACTGCCAGGCTTGCACAAACAGTAAGAACACTAATAAAAGACGGATAATTTGCGCGAACTTCAATCCTTTGCATTGAAGCAAACGTATCAAGTGCTTCCAATTCAAACCCATTTCGTTCGTATCCCTTGATCATTGCACTCCATGACCCATCATCCTTTTCCTCCATCTGATCAAAAACCTGCCTTGCTTCAACTATCTTGCCATTCTGGCCGAACCCAAGAATCATTGCATTACAAGCGGTCACTGACTTCTCTGGCATTGCCTTAAAAATCTCTGAGGCCTCTTCTATTCGCCCACATTGTGTGTAGCCAGTTAGCATCGCAGTCCAAGACACCTCGTTCTTCTCTGGCATCACCTCAAAAAGCTTCCGCGCAATGTCAACCTGTAAATTCTGGGCATAACCTGAAACCATTGTTGTCCAAGAGATAACATTCCGACGTGGCATTTCGTCAAAGAGCACGCGGGCTTCATCCATGCGTCCTACCTGGCAATACCCAGAAATCATGCTAGTCCTTGCAACCACATCCTTCTCCGGCATCTCATCAAAAAGCCGGCGAGCATCATCAATCCGACAGTCTTGAATCAAGCCACCCAACATCACTGTCCATGAAACAACATTCTTCTCAGTCATTCGCTGGAAGAGGGACTCAGCTTCAGAAATTGTGCCTTCATTTACATAACCTCTAACCATAGAAGTCCAAGAAACAATGTTCCTCTCCGGCATCATATCAAAAAACCTTCTCGCCTCACTTATCATTCCATTTTTAACATACCCAGAAATCATACCATTCCAAGACGCGGTATTTCTCTCAGGCATCCTGTCGAACAGATGCCGTGCTTCTTTGGGTCGATAGTTTTGGAAGTAGCCAGCTATTATCGAATTCCAGGAAACGACACTTTTccgaggcatttcatcaaacacacgcCTGGCATGTTCGATATCACCAAGCCGGGCATACTGAGAAATTCGAGAATTCGCCGAGAAGAAATCAGAATGGCAGTAACATCGACAGAGGATTGATGAAAACCGCATCGATAAGGCATAAATCGAGATACCCAGACGGAGTgaactgattttatttattttttggttttactTTCAATTGCGGATGATTTTCACAAGCATTGGAAGAGTTTGAGATTGCTCCATGGCTTGAATTCTTACTGAGGTTTTGTGGATTTGAATTTGAAACGAGGAATTACATGATACATGCCCTGCATCTTTGCGGATTTTCTACTTTCAACAAAAGGGCCCATGATTCGATAATCGAGACCATTGGTCTGCTGTGTCCCACCGTCGATGGACCATCAGTTAAAAACAACTCGATGGAACAATAATACCCTTTGGATCTATGGCCTACAGATAGACGGTTCTGAATAAAAATCAATTGAAAAATGTTAAAGTACTGCTCTTGAGATGTTTCCGATCTGGGACTTTTTTTTTTCGGAACTATACAGGATCCACGATGGGACTCAACATaacaacggtttggattagagaACCGTGCGTCCCACTTGTCGAATTCCTCAATTGAATACTCGCCACGGacagctctccctctctctctctctggagatGCGCGGGAGAgttcatttgatactctggcagcgtatgacgcttgatacacaggcacccaTTAATTGTATACGTTACACATAAATTCATACGAAACGAAGCGAATTTTGGGATCCGTTGTATGCAgaatcctgacctctgattagTGGAAACTCTTTTGTTGAAAAGACTACATGTTGTTTtcatttttagccatccattaaatgtccatcaatccgaTTGTCAGATAATCGAATAAGTGTAAAGGTGGACACATAATAGGGACATCTTAATTTTAATTTAGTTGtaacatgtatgcaatttctaagtgctcgTGTGTCATGTACAGCTCTCTGCCAGAGTACAAAAGTTTTTATCCATGCGAGAGGACGGTCGGAACGGTGAGGCCGTGaccgtggtccacctgaaatttggatctgcttcatttttgggctcatggcctaaaatgagatggaaaaatggatggacggcgtggatagacaacaaatacatcaagtcgggccccaCATTCATGGCCTCACCGTTTCCGCAGGTACACGTGCCAATCGGCTGACGGCGACTACATCCGGTCCGTTAATTAGGTGGGCCTCATTGTAAACTAGTCCGTTCATCAAGTGGAACATGAATGTGGATGGAATTGTGTGGAGGAAAAGGACGAACTGTTAACATTGATGGTACATGTGTTGCAAACCTGATGAGCGGACCAGATTGATCTGTCTACCCTGACAATGACAGTAAAGGCCCtctctgatgaatggcctggatgtaGAATGAGTGTGCCAATTTGCCACTCCGCAAAATAACACATTTAGATGCCATCCATCataaatgggacccacatatatGCCAAttaagaccgtccaaattgttggaCCGTCCAAATTAAGACTATCTTAACCATTACTGGCCAGTGAATTTGAGACGCTAacggctgtgtttggatgccaaCAAAAAACAGGTCTAATACATTTTCCACAGGTGCCAGTCACAAGTGTACCTAGGGTTAGGATTGCCTATCACAAGTGTGGCGAGATTGCAGCCCACCTAGTAATCCAATGGCTCTGAAATTTTATAGGAGGTCCTCACTCTTTACGACAACtccgatggacggttcagatctcaaAGAGACAGGCATGGCACAAATACACACATGTGAGAAGCTGTCCAACTGCCTGGTTCTAACCAGATGTTGGCCGTGGGATTAGCAGATTTCCGCAAACGCTGTACAGATCGTTACCGAGCCAGcatccagtgatccaaaccgttcatcggaTCTGTCCCCCGCTTGGATGTCCAACACGTGCCACGTGGCATCAAGAAAAGAAGTGCTGTACATTAAGCTTATGGTGCTCTCGGTAGTACCTGATTATTCAATGTTCTCCAATCATCTATCCATCCCAGCCGACTAATTTAAAATATTATGGATGAGTTTTTGGATGGTGGGCCCAACCCTGTCCGATGATGATTCCATCATGGTACGGCTGGGCTTGGACAGACCTCTTCTTGGCCCGGCCCGATCCGGCCCAGCCCAAAGACGGCTGCTACTGCCACACACTCCCTCTCCATGAGCATAACACAGCGAAACTGATTAGTGCATCTTAGCCGTGCATAGAGTGGTACCATTCTGAAGATGATCTTGTGCAAAAATCAAGCCTATTCATTGATCAGGTAGCTCACAAGCACGTGTTGAATGATGGATGGTGGCGATTTCTTTTAAACCGTTCATTCTTTCCATATagcagtggcccacttgatgagtgaactGATCTTTGCACCAAGTCATCTTCTCAATTGGAGTCACTTTCATTCATTTAGAAAATGACCAGATAATCATTGGCCCGCCAGAATTAGATACAtgaacaaccattaaaattttgaagGAAACATAAATCAGGCTGTTCcattcttcaggtgggccacactgtcagAAGCAGGATGAAGGACTACAAAAATTTGCAAAATTTTctctgttcctttttttttttttaaagccactTATTTGTTTTGGAAACTAGCAAAGCTCAAGAAACCATGTTGAATGCTTCCTTCTACAAAACTCACCAGTAGATAAGACATCATTAAGACCCGTTTAGTTGTActgaatttcatgattaattaatgaggggcattttcacaccgggcttgagtgaggtggcctatgggatgcaaggtcacactcggggtgggcagcccacgtaacctatggatttgggggCCGTGTGAGGCGGAACTCATAGATTTGCGGCCTATGGgggggcatttttacaccgggcttgagtggggtggcctgtgggatgcaagggcacactcggggtgggcggcccacatAACCTATGGATTTGGAAGCTGTGTGAggcgaaacccatggatttgggaccTATTGGGGGGGGGGTTGGGGCTCACGAGGAGGGTTTGGCCAATGACTTAACCCATGAATTTgaggcctgggttatgagataaagggattaattcgccatgctttgTCTATTCGAgcctttagagcaagtggttaattgtcctgcatcaaattggtatcagagcgggtgcCGGGTGGTCTCATGTCCCAGACTCCTCACTGCGAGCCATGCTCTAtcagtggttaattgtcctgaatCATTAataagtctaatttggtgcaaccaaacgcaccctaaatgaaaatctttTATTAAATTCAAAACAAACATAGCTTTCAAGCAAGGAAGCTGATTTGGTTCGGTCAACGATTATAACAGGTATTAGATTATGAATACTCTAATGCATATTTATAGTCTTAAACCCAATATGATTAGGTTTCCAAATCCATTCATTTACATGCAACTCCGCTGAAATTGCTGGGGATTGAATCAACTTCATGACTGAAACTGCCTATTTCAGCAAACTACAAGAGAACTCACCTCCTACAAATTCCAATTTCTCTGACTTGGCAACAGCATCCAATGAGAGCGGGATAAAACTCCGAGACGGACCATAGAAATGAGGGAAGTAAGTGGAACCATCGACAGCTTCATAAACTAATCCCTCACCAAGCTGCAACAGAATGTATGGATATAGGATTAGCAGAAAGAATATCACAAATCTGATCCAAGAAAGAGATTAAACTAACAATACGGTCACAAACTCGGGCTCTCTATCAgttgtccatttgagcattggatctgcctcgtttttggacttgcacccctaaaatgacatggaaaaatggatggatggtgtggataaaacccatacatcacggtggcccctcagagcccctgtccgttcctagctagggacgggcggggttagtacccaatccgtgtccaTTGAAGTGTGGAAGGATCCAACTCATTTGCATTTTAGCATAATAAAAATCATTGAGCTGTAATGCCATGGTGCAAAGGTTTCGATATTCTGGCATTACGTAACATCCATAGCCTAGAATTTAGCATGTAATGAACTATAAATCATGTGGATTGAACTCAATACGAACTAGCAACCGTTTGCAGCTTACCATCTAGATGTATAAGTGGGTACTGCAATTTCTCTCATCTGACACCCAAACTTAATGCTCATCCATTTCAGAAGTATagcctgatgatgatgatgatgatgatgatgatgatgatatgttttTTGCTTGTTCGTAGAATGTTCATACCAACGCACCCACTTAATGTGGGTTGTGATTTCAGCACCACTTCAAACACCAAACGCATTAGGTATGAATGAAAGCCCACTAACAATGATTTCGCAGCAATTGGAACAGTATGCTAAGCTGGAGGTGTCTTTTTAAATGAAAGATGTAGAGTTCTGTGGAAACCTTTGCCTAATGCTGTTTGCTGGGAGCTTTTGGCtagaagaaagaaacaagaaatCTTTTAGGATGAGGGACTGCCGAAGCAGAGAATCACTGAGAGGATTTAGGCAAGTCTGGTCTTGTGGTTGTCAAACCACACAGCTTCCAAAGGGCTGTCGGTTGCAGAGATCATCAGCAAATGGAGAGAAGTAATTCGGAGCAAGCTGAAGTGTTCGAACACAGCTGTGGGTGGTCTGAATGTAGTGAGCAGGAGGTAAGTGGTCTTTCTCTTTCAATGGAGCTAGAGATGAAGCAGCAAAGCAGGGAGGGAGGGATCCTAATTGACAATACAGGAAAAACAGTGGCGGCATTCTCAGGGCCGGTCGACTGTGATAATCTTACCATGGCATCGGTGCTTGCACCAAGGGAAACAGGCAGACTCACTCTCACTTTAATCAGTGGCGCATTGAGGTGGTTGAGAGGAAGGGGGAGGTTATTAGCTGGGCTTGTGGCAAGGATTGTTTTCCTGAGTCTTTCCTTTGTTATTTCAGGGAAGATTAGCACCTCACCCACCAGGTTAAACATTTCGTGTGCTTGGCTGTATTCTCTTTGTGGATGCTTTATCTTTGGTTGGGTGTTTGTGCCGATCTGTGTTTTGGAAAATCCGTTTCCTCTTCTcagtttttactataaataggggttATAGCATGCACAGTGCATGTTGAGAGAGTAGGAGGGAGACACAGGGAAAGGCTGTGGCTACACAGAGAGGAAGGTGGTAGGATGGTTTCAAAGGTGGGCAACCCATCCTCACTCTTTCCAATGCTGTGGCCAACTCAAGCTTTACATCTGCCACAGTTTCAGctgatgtcctaacatgagccggAGCAACAGACATATGCAGTGGATGTTACACattcatcgtggtgggccccacagcatttGTTGCATGGGCTCCCTATTACCACATCGTCCGTGCAGGCTACACACAGGGATGGAGAGGTGGTAAAGGACTACTCACATAAATGATTTGAAATGGCAAAAATGCCATCAGTTGGAAGGGCCAGACACATCCCATTTTCCATTTAAAATCAAATCCCTCTGGCTAATTGCAGGGGTAAAATTGACCAAATGCTACTTGTTTCTATATAATAGTGAAAAAGTTACCttcatgaaaaaaaagaagaagaagaggaagaagaagaagataaaagaatACTGCATTAGCTACTTTGGTGTTTCCGAGTCCATGTATATGTGAAACTATAATCTTCTTTTAAGAAATAAAAtaggtaattttttattttcaaataatttaaaaataaaaaaataaaaaaaattcctttaTTACCTTCTTTGTGTCAATTTGAAGCAGGTACAGGTCCTCCCTTCCCTGGAAAAAGTTCCGCAGAGTACCAATTACCTGCACAACAGTCATTCGTTCCCTTCAAAGTCAACTATTATTGGAATCAGTTAAGGTTTGTAAATATGatgataggtgggccacacgctgtTTATAGGCAAACACTTCACAAGCAGGTGTTTGGATGGCAAAAATTGTCTGTAAAACACTTTATAGATGAACTCACCGTTTCTTTTCTAGGAAAAAAGTTATGTTTTAGATTACAGTCTTTACAACTGAAAGGACATTATACATAGTAAAACTTGTTGGTTGATACACACCcatgttatgtggggcccactccaatctatccatcatgtgcGTCCCTCAATGCTCTCCCACgagcttgaaaaaaaaaagccccattgatcatcagatggaccacacaagaGGGACCATTTAGGATAgtactcccaccattaaaaaccttccattTTGTGTGGGGACCCACTGTGATGGGCATTGGACATCCAACCCGTCAAACATGTGTGTACTCTGATGCGCTCCTGGGCCCCAAAAAAAATCAAGCCCTTATGTGATTGTAGATTTTGGCAGGATTTCCCGTCCCAAGCTCTATGTGGTGTGAATACCTACTTTACatattgtaaacactttacaggtTAGCCAAACACATAATCTATTTACTCTTAAAAACTTTTCCGCTTAGACACCAAACTAAATAGCATGCAACAATTTACATCTGAAAGAGTTTttagtgtaaagtgtttacaactaAAAAGTTTATAGGCATCGAAACGACCACTCAAGCTGCTTGTGATGCCTAATACACAGACAAAAATTGTACAAGAGGCATATAACAACTTGAATAAAACCGCCTAGGTTATGCACCCCACTGTCgccaagtcacaatcccaatATCAGAttcgttgaacaatcctaacctctaataTGCCGACCTTGTTTGTGgaaatatgaccattggataCTTTCCATTTTTACCGGTCCCAAAAAAGGCCAcgaatctgatagtcagataatcaaataatctcaacttttggttcatgatacatctccactgggtaccataatttggacggtttacttttatgccacatatgcaatttctacgTAATtcctaagtgcctgcatatcatccatcagacACCACCAGAGTATCAACGTTTTTCTCTAACTCGTCGAAgcagattgcgtattgagtaagctctgtggggcccacagaggatgtgtgtgtcttatccacaccatccatccgtttttccagatcattttattgcatgagaccaaaattgaaccatatccaaatctcaagtggaccacaccacaggaaacagtggggataatgacgtccaccattgaaaccttcctagggcccacagtgatttttatttgtcatccaacctattcataaggtcatacaagaaaacacaaatatcatcttgatttaaaattcccgtggcccccaagaagttttggacggtaggcattcaattcacattgtttcctatagtgtggtccacttgagctttggatatgcttcaattttcggaccatatactaaaatgagctagtaaaacggatggacggcgtggataagacacatacatcacggtgggccccagagagtttactcagtacgcaatccgcttccccaaatTGCAGTTTCTTGCAGTACGGATCCCAAACCCTCAAATGTCATAATACGAATGAGAATGAATGCGATTGAAAATTATTAGAATTCAAatggatagtgcatccaaacgcgggAAAAGAACCTGATCAAGATTGCTGAGGTGGATGAAACCGGAGTTCTTGTCGAGATCTCCTCCGAAGATTTTGCCCTCCTTCTGAAATACTTCCCATTCCTCTGCTGTGCTGATTCTGTAGACGAAATCTGGGGTTTTCGACACTCCTTTCTCTACTTCTTCGTTTCCGGCCATTTCTGAGACTGAATCAAAacgaagaaaaggaagaaatcaatggATAGAAATGGAGGAGGATTGCCTGTGGCACCCGCCAAAGGGATGCGGCACGACGTAGTccaagctctgtgggggccaccttgatgtatgtattttatccacgccgtcaatcggtttttatagctcattttatgTTACGGTGCAAAATATCATACAGATaccaagctcaaatggaccacaccacagagttTTAtgggggattgaattcccaccgttgaaaacttcctaggtcacaccgtgatgttttgtttgccatctaaactgttcataaggtcccacaaacctggatgaagggaaaacaaaaatataagcttgatcaaataCTTAtgtggccccgagaagttttcaacggtgaacatTCAATATCCcgttgttttatgtggtgtggtccacttgaaatttatatatgtataaaatttgggttcatgtactaaaatgttctggaaaaacggatggacagcttggataaagaacatacataacggtgggtcccacagaattttGGGCCACGTCGTGCCATACGATATCCCACGTGCAATCTGCTCCCATAGATAATGGATAGGACGGATCCTGCAAAGCTTCGTAGGTTTAGCTTAATTTACAacgtgctgtgtggggcccaccttgatgttgtttcaatgaaatccattccgtccatcatgtgcaccacCTCATTCATCAAAGAAAGTTAGAAAAAAGtcgattcaaaacttaggtgggccatgagaTGTGGATGTTCAGCAGTAAAacctttcatttgttttgtggggcccaccgtgcttttatatgacatccaatccattcagaataTGTATCCCAtcgggatgaattgaaaaacaaaaattaattcAAGAGAGCCACACcacgtgattttagaggttttaggtggCAGAGCATTGTAGGTTAAGATTAACATACAACAGGATGTGTGGAACCCACTGTAATATTGTTTGAATTAAAAACAGGCCGGCCATCGTGTGTGGCACCACATTTTCTCATGGTAACTagaggtgtacatcgagtcgaaccgagttgagctggcctcaccTCGCCTCGGCtcaaccactagctgacctcagctcgaactctgcTGGGCTCAGTCCTTGAGCATGATTGgccggctcggtttggtcagtagctcgggccgagtttgccattgaagtattttcacaaacacctagactgcattTTCAAAACCTCACTGTGTTTGAGATAACAACAATGATTTTacagtattttatcaaacaccttttaagcaacataaaaatcaagaaaaaaaaggaaagagcgatagttttatatacataccttccttgcccctagccacacttctttaagtcatttcaccaaacagttggtgagcaacatcaatatcaaagtaactgaatTAGTGAACTCATTGGATccgagttcgatccgagtcgagtcgagctgggctaGGTTGAACTCATTtctgagctcaaaaaaattagctcaactcgactcaaactcagcttggaaccgagccgagttgagctctttcgtgtcgagtcgagtgagctaaccgagccaggttcatgtacacccctaaattGGTGACCCAATATCAAAAACTTAATTGCGCCATACCCAAGAACGGCTGGGATGTGATGCCCACCACTGAAATCTTCCATTTCTTGTGGGCCCACAGtgcatttatatgacatccaatccattcagaagattcAGCCCACCACGATGAATTGAAAATGGAAACATGAGGAAATTACAACACTCAAGACACCCAcaccaagtgattttagatgttttaggcatgattttaatggttattagtcacttgagttttggatcagccaaCTGCAAGATCATGAGAATGACCgcacgatggacggattggatttcatgtaaacatgatggtggcccacacacatcatgtTGTAGATTGAGCTTAACCTGCAAAATTTGGCAGTGGATCCGGGCTCTAATAAATGATTCAGTGTTCTGAGAGCGGTGTAGGTTACAGTGGTCCTAGATGCATTGGCAGTTCAATCGCTCAATCAGGACCGTTCATAGGGTTCATAATAATTTTATTCCTTTGTAATGTGAAAATCAGACTTATTGGATGATTTTCTCCATCCAtaagttatttttcttgtttgtaACCATCCGTTTTGGAAGTGATGGATGGAATGGCTAGGATAATCTTATAAAGACGATTCTTTGTAACTACAAGCAATCCATGACCTGATCCTACAAGCAGAGCTGGGCACGGACTGGCTCGACCCATCCGACT from Magnolia sinica isolate HGM2019 chromosome 17, MsV1, whole genome shotgun sequence encodes the following:
- the LOC131230342 gene encoding pentatricopeptide repeat-containing protein At1g56690, mitochondrial-like, with amino-acid sequence MRFSSILCRCYCHSDFFSANSRISQYARLGDIEHARRVFDEMPRKSVVSWNSIIAGYFQNYRPKEARHLFDRMPERNTASWNGMISGYVKNGMISEARRFFDMMPERNIVSWTSMVRGYVNEGTISEAESLFQRMTEKNVVSWTVMLGGLIQDCRIDDARRLFDEMPEKDVVARTSMISGYCQVGRMDEARVLFDEMPRRNVISWTTMVSGYAQNLQVDIARKLFEVMPEKNEVSWTAMLTGYTQCGRIEEASEIFKAMPEKSVTACNAMILGFGQNGKIVEARQVFDQMEEKDDGSWSAMIKGYERNGFELEALDTFASMQRIEVRANYPSFISVLTVCASLAVLDHGRQVHADVVKSQFDSDVFVASALVTMYVKCGDLVRAKRVFDRFTSKDVVMWNSMITGYAQHGLGEEALGIFYEMNFSGMKPDDVTLVGVLSACSYTGRIKEGTELFKSMISDYMIEPKAEHYACMVDLLGRAGHVHEAMDLIKKMPVEADAVVWGALLGACRTHMNLELAEVAAKKLLQLEPKNAGPYILLSNIYASRGRWEDVAELRKVMRVRRVSKSPGCSWIEVEKKVHMFTGGDGVAHPEHEMIIGMLERLGGLIREAGYCPDGSFVLHDVDEEQKVHSLGYHSEKLAVAFGILKLPEGVPIRIMKNLRVCGDCHSAIKLIAKVTGREIILRDANRFHHFQGGSCSCKDYW
- the LOC131230346 gene encoding uncharacterized protein LOC131230346 — translated: MAGNEEVEKGVSKTPDFVYRISTAEEWEVFQKEGKIFGGDLDKNSGFIHLSNLDQVIGTLRNFFQGREDLYLLQIDTKKLGEGLVYEAVDGSTYFPHFYGPSRSFIPLSLDAVAKSEKLEFVGGEFSCSLLK